The genomic DNA taataatatattgtcaAGTTGCATCTTTGCCCTTTAATGTTCCTCAACTTGTGCTCTTTTCTTTTTATGTGTTGTTGTAAcccttcattttctttcttttggtCCTACCAAGTACCAATGCTTGCTTTCCATCTAGTTGCAACTCATTTTCTTAAGCCAAAAATTCTTATGCATATATTTCAAAACAGGGTTTTTATTCGAATACAGAtcaatattatcaaattatttttaggaaACAAGCACAATAATGAATTTTGAATCAGCTAAACAATAAGGGGTCCCTTGAAAAGGATTGTCCTCCCCCATTTGGACAAAGAGGAGAAGAGATGATTGTGTTCATGTCTTCTTCCAATCCCTCTAGCTAGTGCAAATTCCACCCATGGCTCaacatttttcttcatttctggATACCTAAAGCGTCGAACTTTCTAAGCTTCTTCGTTCTTCGTTCAATTATCGAGATACCAATAAAATTCCtcaaatagttttaaatttgtttattaatcaatttttaaaaccaaTCACAGAGATGGGGCATTAATTACACAAAggtgttttattttattgaatatgtAATTGTAAAGCAGATTGATTAGATTAGGTCATTGTCTGATTAtctactaatttttttattagtcattaaaacattatttgtgACCCCAGTGGGATCATcccccacgtgctatagttttAGTTTGTATATAGATTTTAGATGAAGACCCAtcttaaaataagttaaatactCCAGAATCCCTATCTCTACTGCTGCAACCAATTATTAAACAATGGTCAATAAAgacatctttattttttttttataataaaatcaagATAATGCATCTGCTGATTTAGttctaaataaacaaacaaacatagtCTGCAAGTTGGCATCttgacatatatttttttttttgagacaAAGGAAAGAAACATGTCTTCTCTTTTCTCTCATACAAGCTGCCTAATAACAAATGAATAATCtgccgaagaagaagaagaagaagatgaagaagatctCCAATATTGTCGGAGAGGCCACACATGTTTTCTACTCCCGGCCCGTCCTTGAGACCTTTTTCCTCCGCCTGCTCCCACCTTCCACCTTTGGATTCCTTGATGTTGCACCTGTCTTCAACatcacaacaacaacaaaatcaatttcctttttaatttttgttgttgGTTAAATTAAGGAAGAAACAGATGGAACAGACTCTGACCCCAAAGCTGAATGTATCGAAATGAGCATCAAAGCTAGTTGATTTCCCAAGCTTTGTCTTAGTTGAGTTTGTTGTTGTTGGTGGTGTTTCAGAAGTGGCATGATCAGTAAAACTACTCTTGCTACTAGACgagcaagaagaagaagaagaaggccaCCACCCACCATGTTCATTACAGTTTGAACTTGTTTCATTTTGGAACATCTCATCAAACATATCTTGCAATTCCTTAAAACTCTCATTCCCACCTCCCTGTTCATTCGTCCACACAACAATAATTAGACTGattgaaacaaaacaaaaaaacatattaattattttgaggaAAACCAAATCTTACATTGGACTTGTGTTGACACATCATATCTGCCATTTCGTTAAGAAAATCACCCATCCCCtgaaaatcaatttcattccaataataaatttaataccaaGACAAGAacataattcaataaaataaaaaatacttgaTGATTACATTTGCATCATCTTCATCACCCTCATAAACACCTACATCGTACATAAATCTTTTGTTTGCATCCGACAGTACTGCCATCATCATTACAAGTTCCAATCACAACTACGTTCGTTGTTATTTagaaatccaaaaaaaaaaatggagaacAGGACAAGAAAGAGAAACAAGAAGCTACCAACCAGAATAAGCCTCTTGAATGTCCTGAAATTTCTTCTTCGCTTCTTCCACCCTTTTCAAATTCCCCAAGGCCGAGCACCGATCCGGGTGCCATCTCTGTAATAGCATAGTATAAGTATAGTTCAGCAGAGGACATgatcaaaaacaaattatcattACAATTTTAACAAACAATCGAGGGAGAAAGGTAGTGGCAATGACAATGGAGCTAGAGAAACAGAATCAAGAATAATACCTAAAGATCATCTTAAGATGGAAAGAagtgaaatttttaattttttattatagggtggttgttgttgttattgACCAAATTAGGAGGAAAAACCTCTCTTCACATCACATGCAGAAGAAGAGAATATTAAAGAGTTCATTCAATAATCTAACCAGAGCCAACTTCTTATACGCATTCCTTAGCTCTTCATCAGTGCATTCCTTTTGAAGCCCTAAAACAGCATAAAAATCATTCTTCTCTCCGTTTCCGGAAGCCATATTCGCTCAAAGGACAACCCTTTTCAGATCCAGTTCCAATTCCCACACAAAGGAATGATGAAAACTATATCAAAAACAAATCTTTCTTGTCTACAAAATTTCCACACCCCTA from Impatiens glandulifera chromosome 9, dImpGla2.1, whole genome shotgun sequence includes the following:
- the LOC124913693 gene encoding dnaJ homolog subfamily B member 6 isoform X1 encodes the protein MASGNGEKNDFYAVLGLQKECTDEELRNAYKKLALRWHPDRCSALGNLKRVEEAKKKFQDIQEAYSVLSDANKRFMYDVGVYEGDEDDANGMGDFLNEMADMMCQHKSNGGGNESFKELQDMFDEMFQNETSSNCNEHGGWWPSSSSSCSSSSKSSFTDHATSETPPTTTNSTKTKLGKSTSFDAHFDTFSFGVQHQGIQRWKVGAGGGKRSQGRAGSRKHVWPLRQYWRSSSSSSSSSSADYSFVIRQLV
- the LOC124913693 gene encoding dnaJ homolog subfamily B member 6 isoform X2 — translated: MASGNGEKNDFYAVLGLQKECTDEELRNAYKKLALRWHPDRCSALGNLKRVEEAKKKFQDIQEAYSVLSDANKRFMYDVGVYEGDEDDANGMGDFLNEMADMMCQHKSNGGGNESFKELQDMFDEMFQNETSSNCNEHGGWWPSSSSSCSSSSKSSFTDHATSETPPTTTNSTKTKLGKSTSFDAHFDTFSFGTGATSRNPKVEGGSRRRKKVSRTGRE